A single region of the Epinephelus moara isolate mb chromosome 12, YSFRI_EMoa_1.0, whole genome shotgun sequence genome encodes:
- the tshr gene encoding thyrotropin receptor: MQVITCALLTLVTLPISGASEAADSCPAVCECMEWETHTISCLDIDILPRFPASTETLLLLETRLTSVPADAFANMVNISRIYISVDMTLQRLEMHSFHSLRKITHIEIRNAKTLTYVDPEAFKNLPNLKYLGIFNTGLSSFPDLSNIHSSDINFMLEIVDHPYITEIPANSFHGITSNVLTVMLYGNGFREIQHHAFNGTKLDQVDLHRNKYLSKVDERAFAGTVSGPMLLDVSQTGITSLPTTGMDSLRELKARDAWALKKLPPIKTFKHLTIANLTYPSHCCGFKNLKKKRVFWEYIICNLTFSDQHHKRSVGPLGMPSLQGDSVMETIPDQELNDGSHRESHQDWRRGDFHGSLHYHAYFWGQPDEDVGFGETLKNPQEDTSQDFESRYDYVVCEEGEEVACAPVPDEFNPCEDIMGFGFLRVSVWFVSLLAVLGNVVVLLVLLTSHYKLSVSRFLMCHLAFADLCMGIYLLLIASVDLHTRAEYFNHAIDWQTGPGCGLAGFFTVFASELSVYTLTVITLERWYAITFAMRLDRKLRLHHAAAVMLGGWIFCLLLALLPLVGVSSYQKVSICLPMDTTSTVAQVYILSVLVLNILAFLVICACYFKIYCAVHNPHYRSGSKDTNIAKRMAVLIFTDFLCMAPISFYAMSAVLDQPLITVSNSKILLVLFYPLNSCANPFLYAIFTKAFRGDIFILLSKVGLCQQRAQLFRGQTVSSKGSSGTSQVRRDKDKFRKGGSRGQDEVPIHLKKCSGHTYPQAVCQKTNPEESQSLNT; this comes from the exons ATTGCTTTTAGAGACGCGCCTGACATCCGTGCCAGCGGACGCCTTCGCCAACATGGTCAACATCTCAAGGAT atatATATCGGTGGATATGACGCTGCAGAGGTTGGAGATGCACTCGTTCCACAGCCTGAGGAAAATCACCCACAT agAGATTCGTAATGCAAAAACTCTGACCTACGTCGACCCAGAAGCCTTTAAAAATCTCCCAAACCTAAAATACCT GGGGATTTTCAACACTGGCCTTTCTTCCTTCCCCGACCTGAGCAACATCCACTCTAGTGACATAAACTTCATGCT GGAAATTGTTGATCATCCCTACATCACTGAGATACCAGCCAACTCATTCCACGGCATCACCAGCAACGTGCTGACAGT GATGCTGTATGGAAACGGCTTCAGGGAAATACAACATCACGCCTTCAATGGGACCAAGCTCGATCAAGT AGACCTGCACAGGAACAAGTATCTCAGCAAAGTGGATGAAAGGGCTTTTGCGGGCACCGTCAGCGGCCCCATGCTTCT AGACGTGTCCCAAACCGGGATCACCTCCCTGCCGACCACAGGTATGGATTCTCTACGGGAGCTGAAGGCACGTGATGCCTGGGCCCTCAAGAAACTGCCGCCCATCAAGACCTTCAAGCACCTCACCATCGCCAACCTCACCTACCCCAGTCACTGCTGCGGCTTCAAAAACCTCAAAAAGAAACGAGT tttctggGAGTACATCATCTGTAACCTGACTTTCTCCGACCAGCATCACAAGCGCTCTGTGGGGCCCCTCGGTATGCCTTCCCTCCAAGGCGACAGCGTGATGGAAACAATCCCAGACCAGGAGCTAAATGATGGAAGCCACAGAGAGTCCCACCAAGACTGGAGGAGAGGTGACTTTCATGGCAGCCTCCACTACCATGCCTACTTCTGGGGCCAGCCAGATGAGGATGTGGGTTTCGGAGAGACCCTCAAGAACCCCCAGGAGGACACCAGCCAAGACTTTGAGAGCCGATACGATTATGTGGTGtgtgaggagggagaggaggtggcGTGTGCACCAGTGCCCGATGAGTTCAATCCCTGTGAGGACATAATGGGTTTTGGCTTCCTGCGAGTGTCTGTGTGGTTTGTGAGTCTGCTGGCTGTTCTGGGAAACGTGGTGGTGCTCCTGGTGCTGCTCACCAGCCACTACAAGCTCTCCGTCTCCCGCTTCCTAATGTGTCACCTGGCCTTTGCAGATCTGTGCATGGGGATTTATCTGCTGCTCATTGCTTCTGTAGACCTCCACACACGAGCTGAGTACTTCAACCACGCCATAGACTGGCAGACAGGCCCTGGCTGTGGACTGGCAGGGTTTTTTACAGTCTTTGCGAGTGAGCTGTCTGTCTACACCTTGACGGTGATCACTCTGGAGAGGTGGTACGCCATCACTTTTGCTATGCGGCTGGATCGTAAACTTCGTCTGCACCATGCCGCAGCCGTGATGCTCGGTGGCTGGATCTTCTGCCTTCTCCTCGCTCTGCTCCCACTGGTTGGGGTGAGCAGTTACCAGAAGGTCAGCATCTGCCTTCCAATGGACACCACATCCACAGTGGCTCAGGTCTACATCTTGTCAGTGCTGGTGCTCAACATCTTGGCCTTTCTTGTTATCTGTGCTTGCTACTTCAAGATCTACTGCGCAGTGCACAACCCTCATTACCGCTCTGGATCCAAGGATACCAACATTGCCAAGCGCATGGCTGTCctcatttttactgacttcCTGTGTATGGCGCCGATCTCCTTCTACGCCATGTCAGCCGTGTTGGACCAGCCTCTCATCACCGTCTCCAACTCCAAGATTTTATTGGTGCTCTTCTACCCACTCAATTCCTGTGCCAACCCGTTCCTCTACGCCATCTTCACTAAGGCCTTCAGGGGGGACATATTTATCCTCCTCAGTAAGGTGGGCCTTTGTCAGCAGCGAGCACAGCTGTTCAGAGGCCAGACAGTCTCGTCAAAGGGCAGCAGCGGGACATCTCAGGTCCGTAGAGACAAGGATAAGTTTAGAAAAGGTGGAAGCAGAGGTCAGGATGAGGTGCCCATCCACCTGAAGAAGTGCTCCGGACATACCTACCCCCAGGCAGTCTGCCAGAAGACAAACCCTGAGGAGAGCCAGAGCCTGAACACGTGA